The DNA window AAGAAGATGAAGAAGTTTGCTGCCGTTATCGCAGGTGTTGCTGCGGCGCTGACCATGACCGCTTGCGGTTCCGTCGAGTCCGTCGACGAGTCCGCGGAATCCACTGGCGCTGCGCAGAGCGAAACCTCCGCCGCCAAGTGGGAGGCACCGGAAGGGCTTTCCGGCGAGCTGGACTACTACTCTGCGAACCCGCAGGGGCTGACTGACGCGCTGGTCGAGGCGTTCGAGGAGCGCACCGACGTCAAGGTCAACGTGTTTGCTGACACCACCGGCAAGATCACCGCCAAGCTCAAGGCGGAGGAAGCCAACCCGCAGGCGGACGTGGTCTACCTCGCGTCCTGGAAGGCGGCCTCCAAGCAGGCGGAAGATGGCGCGCTGGAGCCCTACAAGCCGGCCAACATCGAGAACTCCAACCCGGACTGGAACGCCCCGGACGACACGTTCCACGGCCGCGACGGTTCCGCACTGACGCTCATCGCCAACACCGACGTCATCGACGAGGCACCGGCCGACTGGGAGGACCTGGCCGACCCGAAGTACAAGGACCTGGTCATCATGCCGGACCCGCGCGAGTCGGGTACCGCGGCTGACCTGCTTGCCGCCATGGTCGCCGAGTGGGGAGAGGACAAGACCTGGGAGCTGTTCGACAAGCTCTTTGACAACGGCATGATCGTTGAGGGTGCGAACGGCCCCGCGCTGGACAAGGTCACCTCCGGCTCCAAGGGCGTCGTGCTGGGCGGCGTGGACTACTCCGGCTACTCCAAGAAGGACAAGGGAGAATCCCTGGAGATCAACCTGCCGCTGTCGGGCACCACTGTGTCCCCGCGCCCGGTCATGATCATGAAGACCTCCGACAACAAGGAGGCCGCGAAGGCCTTCGTGGACTTCATGTTCTCCGAGGAAGCGCAGGAGATCTCCGCATCCAAGTACATGATCCCGGCGAACCCGGAGGTCGCGCCGAAGGAAAGCCCGAAGCTCGCCGAAATCGCGCAGATCTCTGACGACTGGGAGGCCATCTCCTCCGAGTCCAAGAACGTCCGCGAGCAGTTCGCGGAGCGCTACCTGTAAAACCCTGCGGCGCGTGATGCGCTGCCTGTGCGAGAAGCGAGAGACACTTGACGACGACCACCGCGCCGGCCTCCAGCCAAGCCCGCCCCACCAAGCGCCGCAGGCGCAGTAGTCCTGGCATCTACCCGGTGCTGCTGATCCTGCTCGTGCTCGTCGCCGCCCCACTTGCATCGGTACTGGTCACCGCGGTGACCGGGTATCGCGAGGAGCCCTCGGCGTTGGGGACGCTGGCGGAACCCGAGATGCTCGGGGTGCTCGGCAACACGGTGGTGCTCTCGCTGATCGTGGTGTTCTTCGCCACCCTCTTCGCGGCCCCGCTCGCCCTCTTCCGAGCGTGGACGCCCATGCGCAATGCAGAGTGGGTCGAAGTGCTCATCATGGTGCCGTTCATGACCCCGCCGTTTGCCGCCGCAATGGCGTGGATGGATTTCACCCGCGTGCGTGGCGTGGCCGAGATGCTGCTGGGTGAGACACTCGGCGGTTTTGCCCACGATGCGATCTACTCCGTGTGGGGCATGGGGTTCATCATGGCCGCCGAGCTCTTCCCCTTCCTGTACTTGATCTTGCGAAACTGTTTCGCGGCCATCCCCGCTTCGCAGCTGGAGATGGCGCAGGTGGCGGGCGCATCCCGCTGGCAGCAGTGCTCGCGCATCATCGCCCCGATGGTGATTGGGCCCTATTCGCTGGGCGCGCTCATCGTCTTCATCAAGGCAGCTGGCGAGTTTGGTACGCCAGTGACCTTGGGCAACGCGATTGGCTACAAGGTGCTCGTGTCCTCTATCTACGAGGACGTCACGATCGACCCGCTCAGCTTCTCCAACGCCGCGGCTACCTCCAGCGTGCTGTTCGCCCTTGGTGTGACCGCGTGGGCGATCCAGCAGTGGGCGAGCCGGAAAGACCTCACCGGTGGTGGGCGGGCTGCGCGGCCGGTGCGGCTGCGGGCGTCGAGAAGCGCAATGGCGCTGGCGTGGATCTACAGCTTCGTCGTGTTTGCGCTTTCCGTGTTCATTCCATACATCTCGATTGTTCTGGCGGCGATGACGATCCTGCGGTCTAAGGCACCGACACTCGATAACCTCACGTTTGACTACTTCGGGATCGTGCTAGCGATGCCTTCCGCGCAGGAGGCGCTCACCCGTTCTATCGTGCTGGGCGCGATCGGCGCGACCACGGCCGTGCTGCTCGGCCTGGCGGTCACGCTCATGACGATGCGGAAGTGCGGCGCGCTGGTGAAGGTAGCCGATTTTCTCGCCGTTGCCCCCGACACGCTGCCGGGCATTGTCCTGGCCATCGGCTTTATTCTCCTGTGGAACTCGCCGAGCCTGCCGTGGACGCCGTACGGCACGCAGTTCATCCTGGTCATGGCATTTACGGTCCTGTTTACCCCGATGGCGGTGCAGAACGTGAAGACTTCTGCGGCATCCATGTCTCCCGCCATGCTCGAGGCTGCCGCGATCTGCGGTGCTACGCCGTGGCAGACCTTTGCCCGCGTCACCGTGCCGTTGCTCGCGCCCGGGCTGTTCGCCGGTTGGCTGCTTGCCTTCTTCGTGGGCATCCGCGAACTGGTGATGTCCTCGCTGATCCGACCGAGCAACATCAACCTGCTCGCGCCCTGGATTATGAACCAGTACGACCAAGGCCATCGCGCGGAGGCGATGGCGATGACGCTGATCGGCGTGGGCACCTCCACCATCGTGCTCGTGTGCGTGCGTTGGTGGCAGTCCCGCCACGCGCGTTAGCCTGGGGTAATGACCGCACCACTTCTCGTCCTCGCAGACATCCACCTCGGCCGCCCGCAGTCGGGCGCGAAGAAAACCGGCCCGGGCATTGACTGGGCGCTCGGTGCACTGCAGCGCGGGGCGCAGGCCGGGGCTGGGCATATGGTGATGCTTGGCGACGTCATCGACCGCAAAAGGTTCACCGACGCCACCTTCGACGAGGTCACCCGCTTCTTCAACCGCGCCTGCGAGCTCTTCGACACGACCGTCTTCATCGCCGGCAACCACGACGTGCACCACGACCTCTCCGACGTGATCCCGCGTGGCGTCACGGTCGCCGGTCCGCACCCGCAGACGCTTCGGGCAGGCGAGTGGGCGCTGCACACCGCCGCCGTCGAGGTCGACCGCGACCCGCGCCGGCTGGTGCCTTCGTTCCCGCAGCCTATCGACGGCGCGCCAAACCTCGGACTCCTGCACACTTCCGTCACTGGCGAGTATTCCAACAACCCTTGCCTGCCCTGCAGCGTCGAGGAGCTCGAGGCCTGCGGATACGACGCGTGGGCACTCGGGCACGTCCACGAGCGCCTGCAGCTCGAGGCGTCGGTGCCCATCAGCTGGGTGGGGATGGGCAGCGCGAGCCTGTGCGCCGCGCTTGACGACGCCACCGTGGCCGTCTCCTATATGTCGTAGTCCCCGCGCGTGACCGCGACGTCGTGCGCGGACGGGGTTTCGTGCGTCAGCGCGATGAAGTTGCGCAGCACGCGGTCCATCTGGCGCGCCTCCACGAGGAAGGCGTCGTGGCCGACGGGGGAGGACAGCTTCGACATTGCCAGCAGGTTGCCCAGGTTGCGCGAGAGGTGTTCCTGCTGGTGATAGGGGTAGAGGATGTCGGTGTCCACGCCGACGATCATGGTGGGCACCGTCGATGAGGCCAGCGCCTTGTTCAGCCCGCCGCGTCCGCGGCCCACGTCGTGGCGGTTGAGCGCCTCGGTGAGCGTGACGTAGGAGGCGGCGTCGAAGCGCTCGGTGAGCTTACGGCCCTGGTGCTCCAGGTAGGACTGGACGGCGAAGCGCTCGCCGTCGGCGCGGTAGGGGCCGAGCGGGTTCTCGCCGGTCTGGGCAGAAGTGCCGAAGCGTTCGTCGATCTCCATCTCGCCGCGGTAGGTCAGGTGCGCGAGGCGGCGCGCGGCGGCCAGACCCGCGTCGGGGGAGTGGCCGGTGCCGTGGTAGTCGCCGCCCTGCCAAGCCGGGTCGTGGGTGATCGAGGTGATCTGCGCGGTCTGCACGCCGATCTGCCAGGCGCTCGCCCGCGCGGATACGGCGATGACCAGGGCGTAGTCCACCTGCTCCGGGTGGAGCAGCGTCCATTCGAGCGCGCGGGCGCCACCCATGGAACCGCCGAGGACGGCGTGGACGCGAGAGAAACCGAGCTCGCCTAAGAAGCGGTGTTCGGCCTGCACCATGTCGCGGATGGACACGGCTGGGAAACGCGAGCCCCAGACCGTGCCGTCGGCGTCCGGGTGCGCGGAGGCCGGGCCTGTTGACCCGTAGCAGGAGCCCAGAGCGTTGGTGCAGATCACGCACCACTGGTCCGTGTCGAGGGCCTTGCCAGGGCCGATAGCCTCGGACCACCAGTCGGCAGCGTCCGTGTCGCCGGTTAAAGCGTGCTCAACAAGGAGGATGTTGTTGCTGCCGTGGGGGTCGCCGGCCGGTTCGCCCCAGCGTCGATAAGCAATCTGCACTTCGTCGACCTGGGCACCGGCCTCGGTGTGCACCGAGCCGATATCGACGACCGCGAGCTGACCTTCCGGGGCGAGAGTGCGCATCTAAATCGCCGCGAAACCGCGCTTGAGGTCGTCGATGATGTCGGTGATGTCCTCAATACCAACCGACAGGCGGACCGTGGCCTGGCTAATGCCCGCGCGCTTGAGCCCCTCCGGGGTGGACTGCGAGTGGGTGGTCGACGCCGGGTGGACGACCAGGGAGCGGACGTCGCCGATGTTGGCCAGGTTGGAGTGCAGCTTCAGCGCGTCGATGAACGCCCAGGCGTTGGTGCGGTCGTCCGGATCGCCCGCGACCTCGAAGGAAAGCACGGAGCCGGTGTGCTCGATGCCGAGTTTCTCCTTGACGGCCTTGTACGGGGAATCCGGCAGGCCGGCGTAGTTGACCTTGGCCACCTTCTCATGGCTGGCGAGGAACTCGGCGACGGCCGCGGCGTTCTCGTTGTGCTTGTTCACACGCAGCTGGAGCGTGTCCAGGCCCTGGAGCGCGACCCACGCGTTGAACGGGGAAATCGCCGCACCGGTGTCGCGCAGCAATCCGGCGCGAGCCTTGAGCGCGAAGGCGGGCGCGCCCAGGTCGGCGTACTTCAGACCGTGGTAAGCCGGGTCCGGGGTAGTGAAGTAGGGGAAGACGTCCTTGCCGTCGCGCTGGACGGTCCAGTCGAACTTGCCGCCGTCGATGATCGCGCCGCCGATGGCCGCGCCGTTGCCGGTGTAGAACTTCGTGGTGGAGACCACGACGATGTCGGCGCCGAGCTCGAGCGGACGCACCAGGGCGGCGGTGGCCATCGTGTTGTCCACGATCAGCGGCACCTGGTTCGCGTGCGCGACCTCGGCGACTGCCGGGATGTCCAGCACGTCGGCGATCGGGTTGCCGAAGGTCTCCGCATAAAAGGCCTTGGTGTTGGGCTCGACGGCTTCCTGCCAGCTGGCCGGGTCGTCCGGGTCATCTACGAAGGTGACGTTGATGCCCAGGCGCGGCAGCGTGACCTCGAAGAGCGTTTCCGTGCCGCCGTAGAGGCGCGGGGAGGTGACGATGTGGTCGCCGGCCGAGGCGAGGTTGAGGATCGCGGCGGTCTCCGCGGCCATGCCGGAGGCGAAAGCGACGGCGGCGACGCCGCCTTCCAGGGATGCGAGTCGATCTTCCAGCGCCTGCTGGGTCGGGTTGGTCAGGCGTGTGTAGATCGGGCCCGCGTCCGAGAGGTTGAAGCGGTTCTCCGCGTGCTGCGCGTCGTCGAAGACGTAGCTCGTGGTCATGTAAATCGGCTGGTTGCGCGCGCCGGTATCGGAGTCGACGGTTTGGCCTGCGTGGATGGAGCGGGTGGCGAAGGACCACTCGTTGGCGTTGGAGTTGTCGTAGTTGCTCATGGCATCCGACCGTAATGTGCGGTCGGTGCAAAATGAACCAAGCGGTCTGTTTTGCGAGTTAAGGGGCTGAATAAAAATCCCGCAGATGGCGCTGCTTGCGATGGTGTGACCTCCGTTTCCAAGACAGGAGGTGTGATCTCAGCTACTTTAGCTAGCACGTCACGTCCGCGCCGCTTGAGTGCCGCTTGAGCTGCGCCTTAGCCGAAGGAGACCCCCGTGTCCGTCCAGCCCGCCGATCACGTCCGCGAAGATATTCGACTTTTGGGCCGGGTGCTCGGCCGCGTGCTCGCCGAGCAGGAGGGCCAGGAGATCTTTGACCTGGTCGAATCCACCCGTCGCACCGCCTTCGACATCGCCCACGGGGATGCCGCCCCAGAAGACCTGCTCGCCGTCTTCCGTGACATGGACATCACCAAGATGAACCTGGTTGCGCGCGCATTCAGCCACTTCGCACTGCTGACTAACCTGGTCGAGGACCTGGACGACGAGAAGGCGGCCGCGCCGGTCTCGCTGCGTACCAGCTTCGCGCACCTGAAAGACAGCGGCGTGGACGCCGACAAGGTCGCCGAACTTATCGCCGGGGCGCAGGTCTCCCCGGTGCTCACCGCGCATCCGACCGAGACTCGCCGCCGCACCGTCTTTGACACTCAGACGCACATCAAGCGCCTGCTGAGCGAGCTTCACGCTGGCGCCGACCCAGCCGCCATCGAGCGCGAGATGGAACTGCGCATGACCCTTTTGTGGCAAACCGCGCTCATCCGCATCGCGCGCCCGCGCCTGGAAGACGAGATCGACGTCG is part of the Corynebacterium imitans genome and encodes:
- a CDS encoding ABC transporter substrate-binding protein: MKKFAAVIAGVAAALTMTACGSVESVDESAESTGAAQSETSAAKWEAPEGLSGELDYYSANPQGLTDALVEAFEERTDVKVNVFADTTGKITAKLKAEEANPQADVVYLASWKAASKQAEDGALEPYKPANIENSNPDWNAPDDTFHGRDGSALTLIANTDVIDEAPADWEDLADPKYKDLVIMPDPRESGTAADLLAAMVAEWGEDKTWELFDKLFDNGMIVEGANGPALDKVTSGSKGVVLGGVDYSGYSKKDKGESLEINLPLSGTTVSPRPVMIMKTSDNKEAAKAFVDFMFSEEAQEISASKYMIPANPEVAPKESPKLAEIAQISDDWEAISSESKNVREQFAERYL
- a CDS encoding ABC transporter permease produces the protein MTTTTAPASSQARPTKRRRRSSPGIYPVLLILLVLVAAPLASVLVTAVTGYREEPSALGTLAEPEMLGVLGNTVVLSLIVVFFATLFAAPLALFRAWTPMRNAEWVEVLIMVPFMTPPFAAAMAWMDFTRVRGVAEMLLGETLGGFAHDAIYSVWGMGFIMAAELFPFLYLILRNCFAAIPASQLEMAQVAGASRWQQCSRIIAPMVIGPYSLGALIVFIKAAGEFGTPVTLGNAIGYKVLVSSIYEDVTIDPLSFSNAAATSSVLFALGVTAWAIQQWASRKDLTGGGRAARPVRLRASRSAMALAWIYSFVVFALSVFIPYISIVLAAMTILRSKAPTLDNLTFDYFGIVLAMPSAQEALTRSIVLGAIGATTAVLLGLAVTLMTMRKCGALVKVADFLAVAPDTLPGIVLAIGFILLWNSPSLPWTPYGTQFILVMAFTVLFTPMAVQNVKTSAASMSPAMLEAAAICGATPWQTFARVTVPLLAPGLFAGWLLAFFVGIRELVMSSLIRPSNINLLAPWIMNQYDQGHRAEAMAMTLIGVGTSTIVLVCVRWWQSRHAR
- a CDS encoding metallophosphoesterase family protein, producing MTAPLLVLADIHLGRPQSGAKKTGPGIDWALGALQRGAQAGAGHMVMLGDVIDRKRFTDATFDEVTRFFNRACELFDTTVFIAGNHDVHHDLSDVIPRGVTVAGPHPQTLRAGEWALHTAAVEVDRDPRRLVPSFPQPIDGAPNLGLLHTSVTGEYSNNPCLPCSVEELEACGYDAWALGHVHERLQLEASVPISWVGMGSASLCAALDDATVAVSYMS
- the metX gene encoding homoserine O-acetyltransferase MetX — its product is MRTLAPEGQLAVVDIGSVHTEAGAQVDEVQIAYRRWGEPAGDPHGSNNILLVEHALTGDTDAADWWSEAIGPGKALDTDQWCVICTNALGSCYGSTGPASAHPDADGTVWGSRFPAVSIRDMVQAEHRFLGELGFSRVHAVLGGSMGGARALEWTLLHPEQVDYALVIAVSARASAWQIGVQTAQITSITHDPAWQGGDYHGTGHSPDAGLAAARRLAHLTYRGEMEIDERFGTSAQTGENPLGPYRADGERFAVQSYLEHQGRKLTERFDAASYVTLTEALNRHDVGRGRGGLNKALASSTVPTMIVGVDTDILYPYHQQEHLSRNLGNLLAMSKLSSPVGHDAFLVEARQMDRVLRNFIALTHETPSAHDVAVTRGDYDI
- a CDS encoding O-acetylhomoserine/O-acetylserine sulfhydrylase produces the protein MSNYDNSNANEWSFATRSIHAGQTVDSDTGARNQPIYMTTSYVFDDAQHAENRFNLSDAGPIYTRLTNPTQQALEDRLASLEGGVAAVAFASGMAAETAAILNLASAGDHIVTSPRLYGGTETLFEVTLPRLGINVTFVDDPDDPASWQEAVEPNTKAFYAETFGNPIADVLDIPAVAEVAHANQVPLIVDNTMATAALVRPLELGADIVVVSTTKFYTGNGAAIGGAIIDGGKFDWTVQRDGKDVFPYFTTPDPAYHGLKYADLGAPAFALKARAGLLRDTGAAISPFNAWVALQGLDTLQLRVNKHNENAAAVAEFLASHEKVAKVNYAGLPDSPYKAVKEKLGIEHTGSVLSFEVAGDPDDRTNAWAFIDALKLHSNLANIGDVRSLVVHPASTTHSQSTPEGLKRAGISQATVRLSVGIEDITDIIDDLKRGFAAI